The Sciurus carolinensis chromosome X, mSciCar1.2, whole genome shotgun sequence DNA segment ctttctccttttgttcAAAACTGTGTcatcattattggattggcatcggggacTAGGATAATGCTTTTTGTAACTGTAATAACCAAATTATgaactttattttgattttacattATTTGCAACATTTGACATATATATGATAAATCTATCCAAAGATTCAGAGcagataataatgataaaattgttTGGACATTAGGGTGGGATGAGTTTCTGGGAATCTGAATTTACCCCAATGACAGGAATAGAAGCTTGTACAAAATTAGCTCTTTTTATGGATAACTCTTGATCAATGCTGTAAAATGAACAATTTTACTCCATAtgcacatttacttttttaatgccGTGGGGAATTTGTGGAATGCCAAGTGTGATCACCCCCCTTGCACCTTCAATGATAAgggtaaaatatttagaagagttATTTAGCCTTACTGCACACACACTTCTTCCAGCCACCAGTTAAAGTGTTATGAGATCTAGGTGTCTCATGGTTTTGgattccactgttttttttttttttgttttgttttgttttgtttttttaattgttttgttttgttttgttttgttttgcaggctggaaattaaacccaggatcTTTTCTATGCTACATAAGCATTTTACCACAGAGCAACATCCATGGTCCTTGCAGTATTTTGTTCTTGATGTCTATTTGTGAAACAAATGCTGAATTATGTGAAATTTTTCTTGACTTCtgttaaaatggttaaaagtttctcaaaaatattaatataaaaataaatgtaagaaatacAAGGTAAGTGTTGCCCTCATTATACAATGtaatgtgtttccttttctttctttcttttttttttttttttaatatagtgagaattgaacccagggctttgtgcatgctagtgTAAGGGGACAgatagatgaggatggtgggaacatgagaaGATAAATCTGTGGGATGGACCCACTGTGCTGACCTCCCACATGCTTGCTTTGCCAAAAAACAATCTTCCTGAAGCCCTGCCTGTCCttagtggacaggatatgtcacattcctcagcaaactgcaTCAGCGGGTGAAGGTCAGGCAATAAGTGTAGGTAATGGAGGCTGGGGATCTAGAGACGATAAAGACTGGTTATTAAAGAGAGGACAACAGGTTTTTAACTGCGATTGTGCTCCTGGGCACTCTGGGTTGCTAACAATTAACCTCCAGTCCCTGCTCCCAGGCGTGTGGGTAATGATTAAAAGAATGGCTCTGGGGTCTATAAAAGAACATGATGCCTCCCCTCCTGTACGGGCTCTTGGCTCCAAGGCTCCActtctctttggagaaatctGTCTGtatcactttcttaaataaaacttgctttctatgcttgcttCAGTGTTTCTCAGACGTTTAAGCTTCAACACCAGGGAACAAGGATCCGTTCCTGATCTCTAAGACAGGTATcagcaggcaagtgctctctgcAGCTGAGCACTGAAATCCGAGCCTAAGGatttaaattattgatatttttctacACCCACAATTACACCCAAAGAAGGTTCAAGCACAATGcgtacattgtgtgtgtgtacatacttTATCTTTTTCcaaaaagtagataaaattttgtattctgttttcGAATTATTTTCTGACATCCTCAACTCATTCCATTTGAATACATGTCTAGGTCATTGAACTTAATTAGTAGATTATTTTTAGTCGTAgaagaagtaatttttttatttaatcaaaccCATAATCtgctttcttttaataataataaattatgtgaagatgattttatatttataatcttatcaaatattttccacatgaTCAACTCCATGAACATTCCTTGAGTGAACAgtacatgttatttttctttgattcatccTTCAAGAACAGCTCTAAAAGGATATACTATTTTATAATGCCACCAAAAGTGCAAtgatatatgtattttaacaCAGACtctcaacaaaatgtttttttagaaTCAATTTAGTCTTTACTAACAAGCTATGAGAAAAGACtatctgattttgttttgtatgcATGCCATTGATTATTtgtaaaaactaaatttttaggTTTGTCAGCCATTTGTATTCCTTGATGAATTGCACATAATTTTTGGTCACTTTTCTATTAGGGTAATCTACATCTTTATTAATTTGTAGAGGATAGGgcaatattaaatttattaatacattacatgttatatatattaccaataatatctttaatcatttgccttttttttttttagtgtggttataaaggtttcttttttgtttcaaggTTACTTTTATACCAaggtttttaacatttatatggCTACATTATATAGCCTTTAAtgttataatgatttttttctgtaattatttttgtgtGAATCATAAGGataatatttatacacacacatatgtaatttCGTGGGCATTCATAATAGTATTACATAGGACATAAAATCCCTAACACTCACTTTTATATTTACtgtaaaaacaaaagtattcCTTCTTTTTCAACTTTCTATTCACTTTACCTTACTTGTTCTTTCTTCTATAAACACAACACACCCACCTTCATCCTTCCTAAGTACATTAAATGAATTTGCCAGTATTCCTCATGCTTTCTAACACTACCACATTTTCACTACAGTGAAATTAATGATAGTTCTCTTTATAATCCTTCAATTTGCTGCAAATTGTAAATGATTCAAAGTAATGTTACCAAGTTTGTGGTATGTTCTTGgcaatattctttattttcaggGGTGAAGAAGCATTCTTCATCTATGAAATTGAGAACATTATCATGCACACAGTCCCATAAAGTCCTTGAGGTTGTTCTTATATTATGTTTCATTGATCAGTTTAGACCtatatgtttataatatttatgaTATCATTTTAATGGCTtgctacttaaaaatatattatctagTAAGAGAAATGTTTTTACTTCAGTTTGCTCTTTCAAAAATGCCACAGTATATCACATATTTATTGCTCCAACTATagtttagaaacattttttaatgtttcaacaAGATAGAAGATAAAAGTAAGTTCAGAGTGGAAGTATTTTATAGGTAAAAGATTCAAATATTGTAAAGAGCTGGGTGCAataacatgcctgtaatcctaggtgatcaggaggctgagacaggaagatcacaagttcaaagtcagcctaagcaatttagggaggtcctcagcaacttagcaaaaccctgactcaaaatttcaaaaatagaaaagggctggggatgtggcttagtggttgagtggccctgtgttcaattccagtaccaaaataataataacatcgataatgaaagtaaaaatgtaaagaaaataaaaatgtaaagaaaataaaattaatacagtgAGATTTACTATTCCTATTCAAGAACAAAATGAATGTTGTCAACTGTTAATGTCTCATTTTAtggtttgtttgttcgtttgtttgtaccaaggactgaacccaggggtactcaaacattgagccacatccccagctctttttatttttgatttgagactgggtctcaataaattgtttACAGtcccattaagttgctgaggctggccttgaactttcaattcacctgcctcagcctctcaagcctctctggattataggcgtgtgccaccactcccagctttcattttatgttctttaataGGGGTCTATATTTGTCTTTGTACAGGCCTAGAAAGTAATAACTAATTTTAGACCTaagtcttcttatttttattcttatgattATGTATTACATAGATTTTGcaatgtattttctaaataagTCTGATGGTAtatgttattgtttcttttgtttgttaaCTGGCCGCCTTACTTAAATGTTATTTCTAGTAGTTCctgaactgatttttaaatatttcctaagtggctaatcatgtcatcagcaaataatatTGTCTCCTTTTTACATGTAatgcatttacttttttattaattccATTAGTTCAAACTTCTAAGTAATGTTATAGTAGTGATATTAAACGTCTTTGCCTTGCTcaggaaactaaaagaaaattttctttattattaagcGGGAAGCTATGTATGAGAGAGTTTAAGTCTATCCAATCTGTTATGTGAAGAAAACATCTTTCTATGCTTGATTTCACATGACATGTTAATcagaaattcattttgaattattaaatCAGTTATTCAACCTCCATCAAgataatagtttttcttttaccCATTAATGTGAAGAATTAAGTGTATATATTagattatatttgcttttttcgATTGAAATCTACTTGTTCACAtatattaagaatgaaattatatttgttttcttggattGAAATCCActtgttcccattttttatttttcttgaatcaagaatttttctaatttctttttttgttgtagatggacacaatacctttattttatttacctgtttatttttatgagatcaaacccagtgcctcacacatggtaggcatgccctctaccactgagctacaatcctggCCCCAGTCAAGATTTTATTGAgtaataatttatgatttttataagtGAATCTGTCACATAGTTTTGGCCCTACTTCATGATATTTTAACATCAGGTCATgcaagatttatttaaaaattggaaaccaATTCCTTTATATTAATGCTATGACAAATTTTAAGTTCAAAGGGGTTCATTCGTGCCTTAGATTGAGCAAAGTCAATAATAAACTATAAGATCCATAGTCTTATTGGGAAATAATTAATGATATTATCTTGTATTTCATCCTTATTTGTTGGTTTCTTTTATGTATcatgtagatgtgtgtgtgtataaatacacacacacgcatacacattACACATACCAGCAGTCCTTCCAATAGGGAAGTTTATTGCTGGATCCTTCATGTTTCTTCAATTtgcttcaaaatgtaaaatatctggTAAAAATTATCCAtataaagttaaagaaaaacaaaaagcagtatGCCCTCCTTgacaacttttattttcaaatttgacaAAGCTGTTACCACACcattaattttggcttatttcaagtCACAATTTACATATTAGTTTCATCTGACATAAGGGGTGAgatccatttacatgaaatatcaagaaaatatttgtCTTGGTGCAGTGGTGGAGGTaggtaattccagcaactgggtaggctgaggtaggaagattgcgaGTTGgaagtcaacctgggcaacttagattCTTTCTCAAAAACTTGATAGCCATGAGcagtggctcacatctgtaatcccagcagctagggaggctgagagaggtttacaagttcaaagccagcctgagcaatttagcaaccctgtctcaaaataaaaaaataagaagagctgtgggtgtgactcagtggttgagcacccctgggttcaatctctggtactaaaagaaaaaaaaaaaaaaaaaatgaaaggaaagctccagagatgtagctcactggtagatcACCTATgggggttaaatcctcagtactggggagGGGCATTTAAATCAATTCAGTCTGTAATGTCTGTAATCAGACTGCACCACCTTTTTAACAAACTTTCTGTTGGTTACTTAATTTCGGTTGGTTATCAGGACCCAAAAGCCATAATGATTGTAATGACAAAGTCACAGATTTCAAGGTCGtggagaagaaaaatcaatacaGTAGGATGCAAAAGTGtagttaaaaattattcttaagatTGGCTTTGAACATGGAAAATGTAAAATCCAAAACGGAAGAAAACAACGGATTGGGTgccagagagaaataaaattctagagAGCTATAAAGTCACAGGCTAAAAACATGCGCATTGGAAACTACGGAAAAAAACAGTGGCGAAAGGGCGAGCCAGGAAATGGAAGGGAGGGGCAGCGCACGTAATGCGTTTAGGGGATGTGACGTCACAGAGCCTGTAGATTGTGCGGTTAGCAATTCTGTTCATCTCCCTGGGAAGCAACAGGTGAGATTTCCCTTTAGAAAACTGTCCATGCCTTTTTTTCTGATTCTGCCGGACGTACATTAATCCTACCTTAGCCTTCCCAGATTTTCGAGATTGTGAACGCAGTCTTCAAGAACATGGAGGCCGCTGAGGATAGCCCAGCGGAAACCCAAGACCAGGTCCTAGACTCCTCAATCAATTCAAAAACAGACAAGGTTCTAACCTCACCAGAGAGCAAGAGGCAACGGAAAGGGTACCTGCCATCCGAGTCCGTGAGGATTCTCCGTGACTGGCTCTATGAGCACCGATTTAAGGCCTATCCCTCAGAGGCAGAGAAACGAATGCTGTCAGAGCAAActaatttatcttttcttcagaTTTCAAACTGGTTCATAAATGCCCGCAGACGCGTTCTCCCGGAAATGCTTCAACAGGATGTAAACGACCCTAACCACCATAAAGACAAGGCTGCGGATGAAGCCCAACAGCAGTGTACCGATCCGACTGTGCTGGTCAAGTCAGGGACCAAAGCTCTAGACAAGTTACAATGCTTGCCTGGGTCCCTGCTGCCAGTAGGCCAGGAATCAGAAGAGAGGCTAACAGATTCAGAGTCTGCCCCAAGCCAGAAGCTAATCCTAAATGAGCAGCCAAAGAAAAAGATCAAGATTTCCACCAGTGA contains these protein-coding regions:
- the Tgif2lx gene encoding homeobox protein TGIF2LX — protein: MTPALWDSSPMFFSFASKAIDLLSPFVQNCVIIIGLASGTRIMLFVTEAETGRSQVQSQPKQFREDSPAETQDQVLDSSINSKTDKVLTSPESKRQRKGYLPSESVRILRDWLYEHRFKAYPSEAEKRMLSEQTNLSFLQISNWFINARRRVLPEMLQQDVNDPNHHKDKAADEAQQQCTDPTVLVKSGTKALDKLQCLPGSLLPVGQESEERLTDSESAPSQKLILNEQPKKKIKISTSESLSSPESVWPEEDEDFSSFHLLVDAAVQKAAELELQKKQELDP